In Chthonomonas sp., a single genomic region encodes these proteins:
- the fabZ gene encoding 3-hydroxyacyl-ACP dehydratase FabZ codes for MSMNVTEIMKHLPHRYPMLLVDRIVEFEPGKRCVGLKNVTMNEAFFQGHYPGLPIMPGVLIIEAIAQAGAVILLSEERFAGLVPVIGAIDAVKFRRPVVPGDQLLSEVELMWFKSGVGRIKGTARVDGEVAASIELTFKLSRGQGL; via the coding sequence ATGTCGATGAACGTAACCGAGATCATGAAGCATCTGCCGCATCGCTACCCGATGCTGCTCGTCGACCGAATCGTCGAATTCGAACCGGGCAAACGGTGCGTCGGTTTGAAGAATGTGACGATGAATGAGGCGTTCTTCCAGGGCCACTACCCAGGCTTGCCCATCATGCCGGGCGTGCTCATCATCGAAGCGATTGCCCAGGCAGGCGCAGTGATTCTGCTCTCCGAAGAGAGGTTCGCGGGGCTGGTCCCCGTCATCGGCGCAATCGATGCCGTCAAGTTTCGGCGACCGGTGGTACCGGGCGACCAGTTGTTGAGCGAAGTCGAGCTGATGTGGTTCAAGAGTGGCGTCGGTCGCATCAAAGGGACCGCGCGGGTGGATGGTGAAGTCGCCGCGTCCATCGAGTTGACTTTCAAACTGTCCAGGGGGCAGGGACTCTAA
- the lpxA gene encoding acyl-ACP--UDP-N-acetylglucosamine O-acyltransferase, producing the protein MTEVHPTAVVEPGAELGSGVKVGPFCHVEAGAVLGDGCKLESYATVRNGTTMGARNTVCQGAVIGGDPQDRKYSGEPTFLRIGEDNTFREYVTIHRATGEGNSTVVGSRCFLMAFVHLGHNCHLMDDITIANNVGLAGHVTVESLSSIMGMTGVHQFARVGRAAFVAGMSRIVKDCPPFMISGGMDQQVYDINAIGLRRLGIGQETRLALHKVCKLMFKSQLSFRHALEVVLREVNQLPEVEELVKFAERSAAGKNGRQDQP; encoded by the coding sequence GTGACTGAAGTTCACCCGACTGCCGTCGTTGAACCCGGAGCTGAGCTAGGATCCGGAGTCAAGGTCGGACCGTTTTGCCACGTTGAAGCCGGGGCAGTGCTGGGTGACGGGTGCAAGCTGGAGTCGTATGCGACGGTGCGGAATGGCACCACTATGGGTGCGCGCAATACGGTTTGCCAAGGCGCGGTCATCGGAGGCGATCCCCAGGACCGAAAGTACAGCGGCGAGCCGACTTTCCTGCGCATCGGCGAGGACAATACGTTCCGCGAGTACGTCACGATCCACCGCGCCACGGGCGAGGGGAATTCCACCGTCGTCGGGAGCCGATGCTTCCTCATGGCGTTTGTCCATTTGGGCCACAACTGTCATCTGATGGACGACATCACCATCGCGAACAACGTCGGATTGGCGGGCCACGTCACGGTCGAGAGTCTGTCCAGCATCATGGGCATGACCGGTGTGCACCAGTTCGCCCGAGTGGGGCGCGCCGCCTTCGTGGCGGGCATGAGCCGGATTGTGAAGGACTGTCCGCCGTTCATGATCTCGGGCGGCATGGATCAACAAGTTTACGATATCAACGCGATTGGCCTTCGACGGCTGGGCATTGGCCAAGAGACCCGCCTCGCGCTGCACAAAGTCTGCAAGCTCATGTTTAAGAGCCAGCTTTCGTTCCGGCACGCGCTCGAGGTTGTCCTCCGAGAAGTCAACCAGCTTCCGGAAGTCGAGGAGCTGGTCAAGTTCGCCGAGCGCTCTGCCGCAGGTAAGAACGGTCGCCAAGACCAGCCATGA
- the rpmA gene encoding 50S ribosomal protein L27, which translates to MAHKKGQGSSRNGRDSNSKRLGVKRYAGQVVKAGTILVRQRGTQFHPGANCGRGNDFTLFALVDGIVKFEGPDNKRRISVYADQA; encoded by the coding sequence ATGGCACATAAAAAAGGTCAAGGCTCCTCGCGCAATGGTCGCGATTCGAATTCCAAGCGGCTCGGTGTGAAGCGCTATGCAGGACAGGTCGTGAAGGCTGGAACCATCCTAGTTCGTCAGCGTGGCACCCAGTTCCACCCTGGCGCAAACTGTGGCCGAGGCAACGACTTCACGCTCTTCGCGCTTGTCGATGGCATCGTGAAGTTCGAAGGTCCGGACAACAAGCGTCGCATCAGCGTCTACGCCGATCAGGCTTAA
- the rplU gene encoding 50S ribosomal protein L21 produces MYAIVKTGGKQYKAEKSELIIVEKIEGEPGTKIDLDSVVMVCDGAKVKLGSPFVTGAKVTAEIVRQAKGPKINGFNYKPKKNERKRWGHRQPQTTLRVLEVVGGK; encoded by the coding sequence ATGTACGCAATTGTTAAGACGGGCGGAAAGCAATACAAGGCTGAGAAGAGCGAGCTGATCATCGTTGAGAAGATCGAAGGCGAGCCAGGAACGAAGATCGACCTGGATTCGGTCGTGATGGTCTGCGACGGCGCGAAGGTCAAACTCGGCTCCCCGTTTGTGACCGGTGCCAAGGTGACGGCTGAGATCGTCCGCCAAGCCAAAGGCCCGAAGATCAACGGCTTCAACTACAAACCCAAGAAGAACGAGCGCAAGCGATGGGGTCATCGCCAGCCGCAGACGACCCTGCGCGTGCTCGAAGTGGTGGGAGGCAAGTAA